A single window of Methanoculleus oceani DNA harbors:
- a CDS encoding ATP-dependent helicase, which yields MEKRAAGHSDEEILDLLDENVREWCIRRLEGRFTPPQRMAVPLIHEGKNVLICSPTGSGKTLSAFLAIIDALFSRARTGGLEDSVYCLYISPLKSLANDIHKNLSQPLEGVGEIARGRGIGHTPIRHAIRHGDVSRADKAKMARKPPHILNITPETLGILLNSPKFRESLRTVRWVVVDEIHSLAGSKRGVHLSVSLERLEKLVKEAGGGFTRIGCSATIEPLEEVGRFLVGTGREVEIVDTRFAREFDLELLCPVPDLIDTTPEDLAQHLYSTIHRLVQEHNNTLVFTNTRNGAERILHNLRVRYPECYTEENTGCHHGSMGTEGRLLIEEKLKAGRVKVVTTSTSLELGVDMPHVDLVLQVGSPKSVAALLQRIGRAGHRLGEVVKGRIVVLDRDELVECAVMLREGQSGFVDRIHIPENCLDVLSQHVFGMALEGRTEIDTMLEVVRRSHCYQNLEEDDLMSVVRYLAGEYAGLEERRIYAKIWHDTEAGTIGKRGRNARMIYFLNSGTIPDEFSCDVLTRDGAFAGNLDEKYLERMNKGDVFVLGGRRYKFAYRRGGKLYVDPTTDRPTIPSWFSEKLPLSFDLGLHVLRFKEMMLRAMQTMGTEDLVDTLLTRYPIDENSARSICAIFEQQVRYMGELAVPTPDRIVVEEQVDRENHRRLYYFMTNYGLRFNDGFSRIVAFTIARDVTTNVSVGISDTGFLVSIPLEKKADPVRILRGIRAEECCDVLKEAVGDTQLLKRVFRINAARSFMILRNYMGKRRSARRQQVSADMLIAFAKRLDGFAVMRETYREVIEDRFEVENIKRIVDGIDAGVIEVVLTRAASPSPLAFGIATLGVSDAVYAQDRLSMLREFQRRVMSSIGSEAAA from the coding sequence ATGGAGAAACGGGCGGCAGGGCATTCGGACGAGGAGATCCTCGATCTCCTCGACGAGAACGTACGGGAGTGGTGCATACGACGACTGGAGGGCCGGTTCACGCCGCCGCAGCGGATGGCGGTCCCGCTCATCCACGAGGGGAAGAACGTCCTCATCTGCTCGCCGACCGGGTCGGGGAAGACCCTCTCGGCGTTCCTTGCAATCATCGACGCCCTTTTTTCCCGGGCACGGACCGGAGGGCTCGAGGACAGCGTCTACTGCCTCTACATATCGCCGCTCAAGTCGCTCGCAAACGACATCCACAAGAACCTCAGCCAGCCCCTCGAGGGGGTCGGGGAGATCGCCCGCGGGCGGGGGATCGGGCATACCCCGATCCGGCACGCGATCCGGCACGGGGACGTCTCGCGGGCGGATAAAGCAAAGATGGCACGGAAACCCCCCCACATCCTCAACATCACCCCCGAGACCCTCGGGATCCTCTTAAACTCCCCGAAGTTCCGCGAGAGTCTCCGGACGGTCCGGTGGGTCGTCGTCGACGAGATCCACTCCCTTGCGGGTTCGAAGCGCGGCGTCCACCTCTCGGTGAGCCTCGAACGCCTCGAGAAGCTGGTTAAGGAAGCCGGCGGCGGCTTTACGCGGATCGGGTGCTCGGCGACGATCGAGCCCCTCGAAGAGGTCGGCCGGTTTCTGGTCGGCACCGGGCGCGAGGTGGAGATCGTCGATACCCGGTTCGCGCGGGAGTTCGACTTAGAGCTCCTCTGCCCGGTCCCCGACCTGATCGACACCACCCCCGAAGACCTCGCGCAGCACCTTTATTCGACGATCCACCGCCTCGTCCAGGAGCACAACAACACGCTCGTCTTCACGAACACCAGGAACGGCGCCGAGCGGATCCTCCACAACCTCAGGGTCCGCTACCCCGAGTGCTACACGGAGGAGAACACGGGGTGCCACCACGGCTCGATGGGGACGGAGGGGAGACTTCTGATCGAGGAGAAGCTCAAAGCCGGGAGGGTGAAAGTGGTGACGACCTCGACGTCGCTCGAACTCGGGGTCGATATGCCCCACGTCGACCTCGTCCTCCAGGTCGGGTCCCCGAAGTCCGTGGCCGCGCTCCTCCAGCGGATCGGGCGTGCCGGGCACCGCCTCGGCGAGGTGGTCAAGGGAAGGATCGTCGTCCTCGACCGCGACGAACTCGTCGAGTGCGCGGTGATGCTCCGGGAGGGGCAGAGCGGGTTCGTGGACCGGATCCACATACCGGAGAACTGCCTCGACGTCCTTTCGCAGCACGTCTTCGGGATGGCGCTCGAGGGGAGGACAGAGATCGATACGATGCTCGAGGTCGTCCGCCGGTCCCACTGCTACCAGAACCTCGAGGAGGACGACCTCATGAGCGTCGTCCGTTACCTCGCCGGGGAGTACGCGGGGCTCGAGGAGCGACGGATCTACGCGAAGATCTGGCACGACACGGAGGCCGGGACGATCGGGAAGCGGGGCAGGAACGCCCGGATGATCTACTTCTTAAACTCCGGGACCATCCCGGACGAGTTCTCCTGCGACGTCCTCACCCGGGACGGGGCCTTTGCCGGCAACCTGGACGAGAAGTACCTGGAGCGGATGAACAAGGGCGACGTCTTCGTCCTCGGGGGACGGCGCTACAAGTTCGCCTACCGCCGGGGCGGGAAACTTTACGTCGATCCGACGACCGACCGCCCGACGATACCGAGCTGGTTCTCGGAGAAGCTCCCCCTCTCGTTCGACCTCGGCCTGCACGTCCTCCGGTTCAAGGAGATGATGCTTCGTGCAATGCAGACGATGGGGACCGAGGACCTCGTCGACACGCTCCTTACCCGGTACCCGATCGACGAGAACAGCGCCCGGAGCATCTGTGCGATCTTCGAGCAGCAGGTGCGCTACATGGGTGAACTGGCCGTTCCCACGCCGGACCGGATCGTCGTCGAGGAGCAGGTCGACCGGGAGAACCACCGCCGCCTCTACTACTTCATGACCAACTACGGGCTGCGGTTCAACGACGGGTTCTCCCGGATCGTCGCCTTCACGATCGCGCGGGACGTGACGACGAACGTCTCGGTCGGGATCAGCGATACCGGGTTTCTGGTCTCGATCCCGCTCGAGAAAAAAGCCGACCCCGTGCGCATCCTCCGGGGCATCCGGGCCGAAGAGTGCTGCGACGTCCTCAAGGAGGCCGTCGGGGATACCCAGCTCTTAAAGCGGGTCTTCCGGATCAACGCAGCCCGGTCGTTCATGATCCTCCGGAATTACATGGGAAAGAGGAGGAGCGCCCGCCGCCAGCAGGTGAGCGCCGACATGCTGATTGCGTTTGCCAAACGGCTTGACGGGTTCGCCGTGATGCGAGAGACCTACCGCGAGGTGATCGAGGACCGGTTCGAGGTCGAGAACATCAAGAGGATCGTCGACGGGATCGACGCAGGCGTAATCGAGGTCGTCCTGACCCGCGCCGCGTCCCCGAGCCCGCTTGCGTTCGGGATCGCGACCCTCGGCGTCTCCGACGCGGTCTACGCACAGGACAGGCTCTCGATGCTCCGCGAGTTCCAGCGGCGGGTGATGAGCAGTATCGGAAGCGAGGCGGCGGCATGA
- a CDS encoding metallophosphoesterase gives MNAVGEADLLRRFGFYKGALYVRDLGLCVVSDVHIGLAETLYRQGLHFPLHEEETLLERFEAILERFRPTVFVLDGDIFHSFDRVSRAVKETFATILAALRAECEVVLVRGSHDAMLPSVTGGAVDRYDRGGYTVVHGDRAVEDHGTLIIGHDHPAIEIDMARFPCFLYGQGVVRGKDIIVMPAFNPLSPGVMINYARGRDFLSPILRRVDAGALQPVVEVDGEAVVLPPLAGIRRFA, from the coding sequence ATGAACGCAGTCGGTGAGGCCGACCTCCTCCGCCGGTTCGGCTTCTACAAAGGAGCGCTCTACGTCCGGGACCTCGGCCTTTGCGTCGTCTCCGACGTCCATATCGGGCTTGCGGAGACCCTCTACCGGCAGGGCCTCCACTTCCCCCTCCACGAGGAGGAGACGCTGCTTGAGCGGTTCGAGGCCATCCTTGAGAGGTTCCGGCCGACGGTCTTCGTCCTCGATGGGGACATCTTCCACTCCTTCGACCGGGTGAGCCGGGCCGTAAAGGAGACGTTCGCGACGATCCTTGCTGCACTCAGGGCCGAATGCGAGGTCGTCCTCGTTCGGGGCTCGCACGACGCCATGCTTCCCTCGGTCACGGGAGGGGCGGTCGACCGCTACGACCGCGGCGGCTACACGGTGGTCCACGGCGACAGGGCGGTCGAGGACCACGGGACGCTGATCATCGGCCACGACCACCCGGCGATCGAGATCGATATGGCCCGGTTCCCCTGCTTCCTCTACGGGCAGGGCGTGGTGAGGGGCAAAGACATCATCGTGATGCCGGCCTTCAACCCGCTCTCCCCGGGCGTCATGATCAACTACGCGAGGGGGCGGGACTTCCTCTCGCCCATCCTCCGCCGCGTGGATGCGGGCGCCCTGCAGCCGGTGGTGGAGGTCGACGGCGAGGCGGTGGTCCTCCCGCCGCTTGCCGGCATCCGCCGGTTCGCGTGA
- a CDS encoding PQQ-dependent sugar dehydrogenase — MTRRTVIILAAVAVIALLGIAVAVVMPPGGTTGTLPLDTITLPPGFAIDVYAGNVTGARSMTMSPNGTLFVGSRGPGNVYAIPDRDGDGRGDEVITIASGLDSPNGVALRNGSLYVAEIGRVLRYDDIEANLADPPEAAVVSEDFPGDASHGWKFIAFGPDGKLYVPVGVPCNVCDPEDERFGTILRMNPDGTDLEVYARGIRNTVGFDWHPRTGDLWFTDNGRDWLGDDVPPDELNRAPEAGMHFGFPYCHGRSIPDPEFGAGQSCGNFTPPEQELGPHVAALGMQFYTGEQFPEEYRERIFIAEHGSWNRLEPIGYRVTMVELENGTPVSYEAFAEGWLQGRDAWGRPVDVEVANDGSLLVSDDRANAVYRITYPGVTSPSG; from the coding sequence ATGACACGCCGGACTGTTATCATCCTTGCCGCTGTTGCGGTGATTGCCCTCCTCGGGATCGCCGTGGCCGTCGTGATGCCGCCGGGGGGCACCACAGGCACCCTGCCGCTCGATACGATCACCCTGCCGCCGGGGTTTGCGATCGACGTCTATGCCGGGAACGTCACCGGGGCGCGGTCCATGACCATGTCCCCGAACGGGACGCTCTTTGTCGGGAGCCGCGGCCCCGGGAACGTCTACGCCATACCCGACCGCGACGGCGACGGGAGGGGGGACGAGGTGATCACCATCGCAAGCGGTCTTGATTCCCCGAACGGCGTCGCGCTCCGGAACGGTTCCCTCTACGTTGCCGAGATCGGCCGCGTCCTGCGGTATGACGATATCGAGGCGAACCTTGCCGATCCGCCTGAGGCGGCGGTGGTGAGCGAAGACTTCCCGGGCGATGCGTCGCACGGGTGGAAGTTCATCGCGTTCGGGCCCGACGGAAAACTCTACGTCCCGGTGGGCGTGCCCTGCAACGTCTGCGACCCCGAAGACGAGCGGTTCGGCACCATCCTCCGGATGAACCCGGACGGGACCGATCTCGAGGTCTATGCCCGGGGCATCAGGAACACCGTGGGCTTCGACTGGCACCCCCGGACCGGCGACCTCTGGTTCACCGACAACGGCCGGGACTGGCTCGGCGACGACGTCCCGCCGGACGAGCTGAACCGGGCACCGGAAGCGGGGATGCACTTTGGGTTCCCCTACTGCCACGGGCGGTCGATCCCCGACCCGGAGTTCGGGGCGGGGCAGTCGTGCGGGAACTTCACGCCGCCGGAGCAGGAACTCGGGCCGCACGTCGCCGCGCTCGGGATGCAGTTCTATACCGGCGAGCAGTTCCCGGAGGAGTACCGGGAGAGGATCTTCATCGCCGAGCACGGTTCCTGGAACCGGCTGGAACCTATCGGCTACCGGGTGACGATGGTCGAACTCGAGAACGGCACGCCCGTCTCCTACGAGGCCTTCGCGGAGGGCTGGCTCCAGGGGCGCGATGCATGGGGACGGCCGGTTGACGTCGAGGTCGCGAACGACGGCTCGCTCCTGGTCTCGGACGACCGGGCGAACGCCGTCTATCGGATAACCTACCCCGGGGTCACTTCCCCTTCCGGATGA
- a CDS encoding DUF2179 domain-containing protein — protein sequence MLGIVPEIDPEVFSLVIVPLFIFFARICDVTIGTMRIIFVSRGMKMVAPVLGFVEVFIWIIAVGQIFQNLTNPLNYFAYAAGFGTGNYIGMLVEERLAMGLALVRIITQRDATNLIDYLRAAGYGVTVLDAQGKQGPGKVLFSVVKRKNIRDVEDAIHEFNPKAFYSIEDVRRAAEGTFPVTVPGPAPFHLGRVIRKGK from the coding sequence ATGCTCGGCATCGTCCCGGAGATCGACCCGGAGGTCTTCTCGCTGGTCATAGTCCCGTTATTCATCTTCTTTGCGCGGATCTGTGACGTCACCATCGGGACGATGCGGATCATCTTTGTGTCCCGGGGGATGAAGATGGTCGCCCCGGTCCTCGGGTTCGTCGAGGTCTTCATCTGGATCATCGCCGTCGGGCAGATCTTTCAGAACCTCACGAACCCGCTCAACTACTTCGCCTACGCGGCCGGGTTCGGCACCGGGAACTACATCGGGATGCTCGTCGAAGAACGGCTGGCGATGGGGCTTGCTCTTGTCCGGATCATCACCCAGCGGGACGCGACCAACCTCATCGACTACCTCCGTGCCGCCGGCTACGGGGTGACCGTCCTCGACGCCCAGGGGAAACAGGGCCCCGGCAAGGTTCTCTTCTCGGTGGTCAAGAGAAAGAACATCCGCGACGTGGAGGACGCCATCCACGAGTTCAACCCGAAGGCGTTCTACTCGATCGAGGATGTCCGGCGGGCGGCGGAGGGGACGTTCCCGGTCACTGTGCCGGGCCCGGCCCCGTTCCACCTGGGACGGGTCATCCGGAAGGGGAAGTGA
- a CDS encoding ArsR/SmtB family transcription factor has translation MVDDVVVIQPGDERAQKIARAMASQTANAVIQAFGGGPLTSSQVARQMKIPITTASYHIENLLDAGLLEVMETRWSEKGREVKVYGLANQVLIIASPASDLRSVLQKYATLFGVVVLASLGLWAILPAVLPPSWNVEPASRSVGEDKEFSTLQAPTLDGAGAPPVHDLVMGFFFGACAVLLALLVYEVFYWWRTSPRYRVEKEQERIEEVR, from the coding sequence ATGGTTGACGATGTCGTAGTTATTCAGCCGGGCGATGAGCGGGCACAGAAGATCGCCCGGGCAATGGCGAGCCAGACGGCGAACGCGGTCATCCAGGCCTTCGGTGGCGGGCCGCTGACGTCGTCGCAGGTCGCCCGGCAGATGAAGATCCCCATCACCACCGCCTCTTACCACATCGAGAACCTCCTCGACGCCGGGCTCCTTGAGGTTATGGAGACCCGGTGGAGCGAGAAAGGACGCGAGGTGAAGGTCTACGGCCTTGCGAACCAGGTCCTCATCATCGCGTCGCCGGCAAGCGATCTGCGGTCGGTGCTGCAGAAGTACGCGACGCTTTTCGGGGTCGTCGTCCTCGCGAGCCTCGGACTCTGGGCAATCCTCCCGGCGGTGCTGCCGCCATCCTGGAACGTGGAACCCGCCTCAAGGAGCGTCGGAGAGGATAAAGAGTTCTCGACGCTCCAGGCCCCCACCCTCGATGGTGCCGGGGCGCCGCCGGTCCACGACCTGGTGATGGGCTTCTTCTTCGGCGCCTGCGCGGTGCTGCTGGCGCTGCTGGTCTACGAGGTCTTCTACTGGTGGCGCACCTCCCCGCGCTACCGGGTGGAAAAAGAGCAGGAACGGATAGAAGAGGTCCGGTGA
- the alaS gene encoding alanine--tRNA ligase has protein sequence MLEEEYTLDYFRSEGFERKVCRSCGAAFWTRDPEQEFCGDAPCVTYNFIGNPVFKPHSVDEMREAFLSFFERHGHTRLERYPVAARWRDDIYLTIASIADFQPFVTSGVVPPPANPLTISQPCIRLNDLDSVGRSGRHLTLFEMMAHHAFNTPEEQIYWKDQTVALCDEFVKSIGGDLNRVSYKEHPWYGGGNAGASVEVLIGGLEVATLVFMNLGRQKTDQPPVDVNGVPYYPMRLKIVDTGYGLERFVWASKGSPTIYDAVFPEMVSRLMHSAHLENLLDNPEFTKIMGLSARFAGVMDISGTNLYNLRRKVAEAIDVPVERLERIVVPIEKVYSIADHTRCLAYMLGDCIVPSNIREGYLARLVLRRTLRMMNDLSMDDDLSDLIEAQMQVVGTENFEQDVGVVREIVANEEVRYASTLERGTRIVQKIARNYKAKSSRVPLEEVITLYDSHGIPPEMIKEVAAAEGAVVEIPDNFYSLIADSHSEAQKEAKGEDPLARYRERAKALPPTKKLYYELPNEIEFEAMVLDYFDGMAVLDQTLFYPEGGGQPSDTGTLVTSDSMVRVEEVVKLGEVILHRVTGGPLMRGDRVKGMVDEERRWSLMRHHTATHVLLHAAQQVLGVHVHQAGAQKGSEASRLDIRHYTHITPEELRRIELEANRLVMADTPVYVHIEERTKAEQKYGFGLYQGGVPPGREIRTVQVGSDVQACAGTHVRTTGEIGPIRILGVEHIQDGVERLVFAAGIAAVHAVQHMAELLETSADVVSVQPENLPATVARFFGEWKEQKKEIERLQKKVVDLEMQNLDGEMVDGVRIVVRELDATHKELVALATTVADGGGVALFASGDGNVKVVAASGVPTVNAADIVRETCGVLGGKGGGKPNLAQGAGSDASRLEEALEHGRSRILEALHG, from the coding sequence ATGCTCGAGGAAGAATATACGCTCGATTATTTCAGGTCCGAAGGGTTTGAGCGGAAGGTCTGCAGGAGTTGCGGGGCGGCCTTCTGGACCCGGGACCCCGAACAAGAGTTCTGCGGCGACGCTCCGTGTGTAACGTATAACTTCATCGGCAACCCGGTCTTCAAGCCCCATAGCGTTGATGAGATGCGGGAGGCCTTCCTCTCGTTCTTTGAGCGGCACGGTCATACACGCCTCGAACGATACCCCGTAGCCGCCCGCTGGAGAGACGATATCTACCTCACCATCGCATCCATCGCCGACTTCCAGCCGTTCGTCACGAGCGGGGTCGTCCCCCCGCCGGCGAACCCGCTGACCATCTCCCAGCCCTGCATCCGCCTAAACGACCTCGACTCCGTTGGGAGATCCGGACGCCACCTGACGCTTTTTGAGATGATGGCGCACCACGCCTTCAACACCCCGGAGGAGCAGATCTACTGGAAGGACCAGACGGTCGCCCTCTGCGACGAGTTCGTCAAGTCCATCGGGGGCGATCTCAACCGGGTCAGCTACAAGGAGCACCCCTGGTACGGCGGCGGGAACGCCGGAGCCTCCGTCGAGGTGCTCATCGGCGGTCTCGAGGTCGCGACGCTGGTCTTCATGAACCTCGGGCGGCAGAAGACCGATCAGCCGCCCGTCGACGTGAACGGGGTGCCCTACTACCCGATGCGGCTGAAGATCGTGGATACCGGCTACGGCCTCGAGCGGTTCGTCTGGGCCTCGAAGGGTTCGCCGACGATCTACGACGCGGTCTTCCCGGAGATGGTGAGCCGCCTGATGCATTCGGCCCACCTGGAGAACCTCCTCGACAACCCCGAGTTCACGAAGATCATGGGGCTCAGCGCCCGGTTCGCCGGGGTGATGGACATCTCCGGGACGAACCTCTACAACCTCAGGAGGAAGGTCGCCGAAGCGATCGACGTACCCGTCGAACGGCTCGAGCGGATCGTCGTCCCGATCGAGAAGGTCTACTCGATCGCCGACCACACCCGCTGTCTCGCCTACATGCTCGGCGACTGCATCGTCCCCTCCAATATCCGTGAGGGGTACCTCGCCCGGCTCGTCCTTCGCCGGACGCTCCGGATGATGAACGACCTCTCGATGGACGACGACCTCTCAGACCTGATCGAAGCACAGATGCAGGTCGTGGGGACCGAGAACTTCGAGCAGGACGTGGGTGTGGTCAGGGAGATCGTGGCAAACGAGGAGGTGAGGTACGCAAGCACCCTCGAGCGCGGGACCCGGATCGTCCAGAAGATCGCCCGGAACTACAAGGCAAAGAGTTCCCGTGTCCCCCTCGAGGAGGTCATCACCCTCTACGACTCGCACGGCATCCCGCCCGAGATGATAAAGGAGGTCGCCGCCGCCGAGGGCGCCGTCGTGGAGATCCCCGACAACTTCTACTCGCTGATTGCCGACTCTCATTCGGAGGCACAGAAGGAGGCGAAGGGGGAGGACCCGCTTGCCCGATACCGCGAGCGGGCGAAAGCTCTCCCTCCCACAAAGAAACTCTACTACGAGCTCCCGAACGAGATCGAGTTCGAGGCGATGGTGCTCGACTACTTCGACGGGATGGCGGTGCTGGACCAGACGCTCTTCTACCCCGAGGGAGGCGGTCAGCCGTCCGATACCGGCACCCTGGTGACGTCCGATAGCATGGTGCGGGTGGAGGAGGTCGTGAAACTCGGGGAGGTGATCCTTCACCGGGTCACGGGGGGCCCCCTGATGCGTGGCGACCGGGTGAAGGGCATGGTGGACGAGGAACGCCGGTGGTCGCTGATGCGCCACCACACGGCGACCCACGTCCTCCTGCACGCCGCACAGCAGGTGCTCGGCGTCCACGTGCACCAGGCGGGCGCCCAGAAGGGGAGCGAGGCTTCCCGCCTGGATATCCGGCATTACACGCATATCACGCCCGAAGAGCTCAGGAGGATCGAGCTTGAGGCGAACCGTCTGGTCATGGCCGATACGCCGGTCTACGTCCATATCGAGGAGCGGACGAAGGCCGAGCAGAAGTACGGGTTCGGCCTCTACCAGGGCGGCGTCCCGCCGGGCCGGGAGATCAGGACGGTGCAGGTGGGGAGCGACGTGCAGGCGTGTGCGGGAACGCACGTCCGGACAACCGGCGAGATCGGGCCTATCAGGATCCTCGGCGTCGAGCACATCCAGGACGGCGTCGAGCGGCTGGTCTTTGCGGCCGGTATCGCTGCCGTGCATGCAGTACAGCACATGGCGGAACTCCTCGAGACGTCTGCCGATGTGGTGAGCGTCCAGCCCGAGAACCTTCCGGCGACGGTAGCACGCTTCTTTGGGGAGTGGAAGGAACAGAAGAAAGAGATCGAACGCCTCCAGAAGAAGGTGGTGGACCTCGAGATGCAGAACCTCGACGGCGAGATGGTGGACGGGGTCAGGATCGTCGTCAGAGAACTGGACGCGACCCATAAGGAACTCGTCGCACTCGCCACCACCGTCGCCGACGGGGGCGGCGTGGCACTCTTTGCATCGGGGGACGGAAACGTGAAGGTGGTGGCGGCGTCGGGAGTACCGACGGTGAACGCCGCCGATATCGTGCGGGAGACCTGCGGCGTCCTCGGCGGGAAGGGCGGCGGCAAGCCGAACCTTGCGCAGGGCGCAGGCTCGGACGCCTCCCGGCTCGAAGAGGCGCTCGAACACGGGCGCAGTCGGATTCTTGAAGCACTCCATGGTTGA
- a CDS encoding SWIM zinc finger family protein, with the protein MSSIWQRIERDRALTPEFRTCIERVYGERGRKALEAVDAGQVKRYRDFFIVVGRSDEYIVEGDFCTCSDFLFRGRECWHILAVRIAERTGLYESYDLWYQDTWKP; encoded by the coding sequence ATGAGCAGCATCTGGCAGAGGATCGAGCGGGACCGGGCGCTGACACCGGAGTTCCGCACCTGCATCGAGCGGGTCTACGGGGAGCGGGGGAGAAAAGCGCTTGAAGCCGTCGATGCAGGGCAGGTGAAGCGCTACCGGGACTTCTTCATCGTGGTCGGACGCAGCGACGAGTATATCGTTGAAGGCGACTTCTGCACCTGCAGCGACTTTCTCTTCCGGGGACGCGAATGCTGGCACATCCTTGCAGTACGCATCGCCGAGAGGACGGGATTATATGAATCCTACGACCTCTGGTACCAGGACACCTGGAAACCTTGA
- a CDS encoding Nif3-like dinuclear metal center hexameric protein has translation MDIRRIIAALEQVAPPELAEEYDAGRIGLVVEGKDEIGTVCCALDATERVAEAAVLAGADMLVVHHTPLWSPVTAVRGPTSRLLRTLLAAGMNLYVMHTNFDHAPGGVNDVLASRLDLSRTERMAAGLVGDCSLDANEIARRLPGGGIRVYGEVGTIRRLAVVGGSGFDPDLIREAVDLGAEAFLSAELKHSVARASPIPCLEATHYALEAPAMEALASRMGWHYIPDPPHVVVVP, from the coding sequence ATGGATATCCGGAGGATCATCGCCGCACTGGAGCAGGTCGCTCCGCCCGAACTGGCCGAGGAATACGATGCCGGGAGGATCGGTCTCGTCGTCGAGGGGAAGGACGAGATCGGGACCGTCTGCTGTGCGCTCGATGCCACAGAGCGCGTGGCGGAGGCCGCAGTTCTCGCCGGTGCGGATATGCTGGTCGTCCACCATACGCCCCTCTGGAGCCCGGTCACGGCGGTCAGGGGCCCGACGTCGCGCCTGCTCCGGACCCTCCTTGCCGCCGGCATGAACCTCTATGTCATGCACACGAACTTCGACCATGCCCCCGGAGGCGTCAACGACGTCCTGGCATCCCGGCTCGATCTATCACGGACGGAGCGGATGGCCGCCGGCCTCGTCGGCGACTGCTCCCTCGACGCGAACGAGATCGCCCGCCGCCTCCCCGGCGGAGGGATCCGGGTCTACGGGGAGGTCGGGACGATCCGGCGCCTGGCGGTCGTGGGGGGGAGCGGGTTTGATCCCGACCTGATCCGGGAGGCCGTCGACCTCGGGGCGGAGGCGTTCCTCTCGGCGGAGCTGAAGCACAGCGTGGCCCGTGCATCGCCCATACCCTGCCTCGAGGCCACCCACTACGCGCTCGAGGCCCCGGCCATGGAGGCTCTCGCATCCCGCATGGGGTGGCATTATATCCCTGATCCGCCACACGTAGTGGTAGTTCCATGA
- a CDS encoding PEGA domain-containing protein produces the protein MVKKFVIGMMLLFLCAGIPAVSAIGGDEGWYRVHCNIDGANVYFDGSYQGTTYGGSLDVPVYTTGAPYSSFRVEKSGYQAYSGSLPSSPAAGQTVDVYATLQPIETAGSIRVSSSPSGSAIYLNGNYRGVAPLTIQSLSPGTYSLEADHSGYQSDYATVTVKAGQQSNVQFTLTPIEQYGSIKVTSSPSGAYVYMDGTYKGKTPLTLTSVSTAKHNIELDLANYYDWRSSVTVSPGVTSYVNAQLSAVPSETTGGIDVVSYPAGADVFLDDKYQGKTPSAGVYTISNVPVGSHTVRVALSGYQDYTTGVVVSGATTSHVSAALQPGQASTTGSIAVTSSPSGAEVYIDNAYKGITPLTVDGVAAGTHAVRVALAGYGDWSTSVQVGAGSTASASASLSPVPTQAPHTGTAPFAVIGALGVLGLLVVLHRRD, from the coding sequence ATGGTGAAAAAGTTTGTTATCGGAATGATGCTTCTCTTTCTCTGCGCCGGCATTCCTGCCGTATCCGCAATCGGAGGAGATGAGGGATGGTACCGCGTCCACTGCAACATCGACGGTGCCAATGTTTACTTTGACGGAAGCTACCAGGGTACCACGTACGGAGGATCGCTCGATGTCCCGGTCTACACCACCGGGGCGCCCTACAGTTCCTTCCGGGTAGAGAAGAGCGGTTACCAGGCATACTCCGGCAGCCTGCCCTCGAGCCCCGCGGCGGGCCAGACCGTGGACGTCTACGCGACGCTGCAGCCGATCGAGACCGCCGGTTCGATCCGCGTCTCGTCGAGCCCCTCCGGATCGGCGATCTACCTGAACGGGAACTACCGGGGAGTGGCGCCGCTCACGATCCAGAGCCTCTCCCCCGGCACCTACTCCCTTGAGGCAGACCACTCGGGCTACCAGTCCGACTATGCGACCGTCACGGTCAAAGCAGGGCAGCAGTCGAATGTCCAGTTCACCCTGACCCCGATCGAGCAGTACGGGTCGATCAAGGTCACTTCCTCCCCTTCCGGTGCGTACGTCTACATGGACGGGACCTACAAGGGCAAGACTCCCCTGACGCTCACGAGCGTCTCTACCGCGAAGCACAACATCGAGCTCGACCTTGCCAACTACTATGACTGGAGGTCGAGCGTGACCGTGAGCCCCGGCGTGACCAGTTACGTCAACGCCCAGTTGTCGGCCGTTCCCTCCGAGACTACCGGGGGTATCGACGTGGTCTCCTACCCGGCAGGAGCCGACGTCTTCCTTGACGACAAGTACCAGGGCAAGACTCCCTCGGCCGGAGTGTATACGATCTCGAACGTCCCGGTCGGCTCCCATACCGTCAGGGTAGCTCTCTCCGGCTACCAGGACTACACGACGGGGGTCGTCGTCAGCGGGGCAACCACGAGCCATGTCAGTGCGGCGCTCCAGCCCGGTCAGGCCAGCACGACGGGCTCCATTGCGGTCACCTCCTCTCCCTCCGGCGCCGAGGTCTACATCGACAACGCCTATAAGGGCATCACCCCGCTGACCGTCGACGGCGTTGCCGCCGGAACCCACGCGGTCAGGGTGGCGCTTGCAGGCTACGGCGACTGGTCGACCAGCGTCCAGGTCGGTGCCGGAAGCACCGCCTCGGCCTCGGCCTCGCTCTCGCCCGTGCCGACCCAGGCGCCCCACACAGGCACGGCGCCCTTCGCCGTGATAGGGGCGCTCGGCGTCCTCGGGCTCCTCGTTGTCCTGCACAGGCGGGACTGA